A genome region from Halorussus pelagicus includes the following:
- a CDS encoding segregation and condensation protein A, producing the protein MIDESDGDDDESNEDFSLNIAGHEEEKRKREGETSDLLGDEDDEGSESSDDAEESESSGDSVESPDNGENSIISEELGVNPDPGDDEAEPVELLVQLAEDGEIEPWDIDIVTVTDKFLDRLDGADLRTSGRALFYASVLLRMKSDAMLADDDQEDVEPEDPWDDWGPGADAPRPDDGEFPDFDPVEQLEDEMERRLDRKSARGSPETLDELVRELRERERGSWWKESRSYDTTDSPSGFQRGTQTLDYRTDDDMRVEEEPSADDVTGTAHAEDIEAVIDDVREELRDHYEKGRSEVLYAEIDSIGGSRIQTFLALLFLSHRGTVTLEQDDMFGDLWVEDAETAEESETPAIAD; encoded by the coding sequence ATGATTGACGAGTCCGATGGTGACGACGACGAGAGCAACGAGGACTTCTCGCTGAACATCGCGGGCCACGAGGAGGAGAAGCGCAAGCGCGAGGGCGAGACCTCGGACCTCTTGGGCGATGAGGATGACGAGGGGTCCGAATCGTCGGACGACGCCGAGGAGTCTGAGTCGTCGGGCGATTCGGTCGAATCGCCCGACAACGGCGAAAACTCCATTATTAGCGAGGAACTGGGGGTGAACCCGGACCCCGGCGACGACGAGGCCGAACCCGTCGAACTCCTCGTGCAACTCGCTGAGGACGGCGAAATCGAGCCGTGGGACATCGACATCGTGACGGTCACCGACAAGTTCCTCGACAGACTCGACGGCGCGGACCTCCGGACCTCGGGCCGGGCGCTGTTCTACGCGAGTGTCCTGCTCCGGATGAAGAGCGACGCGATGCTGGCCGACGACGACCAGGAGGACGTGGAACCGGAGGACCCGTGGGACGACTGGGGACCCGGCGCGGACGCGCCGCGACCCGACGACGGGGAGTTCCCCGACTTCGACCCGGTCGAGCAGTTGGAAGACGAAATGGAGCGTCGCCTCGACCGCAAGAGCGCCCGCGGGTCGCCCGAGACGCTTGACGAACTCGTCCGTGAGTTGCGAGAACGCGAGCGCGGGTCGTGGTGGAAAGAATCCAGAAGCTACGACACGACCGACTCGCCGTCGGGGTTTCAGCGGGGAACCCAGACGCTCGACTACCGGACGGACGACGACATGCGCGTCGAGGAAGAACCCTCCGCGGACGACGTGACGGGCACGGCCCACGCCGAGGACATCGAGGCGGTCATCGACGACGTGCGCGAGGAGTTGCGGGACCACTACGAGAAGGGCCGGTCCGAGGTGCTGTACGCCGAAATCGACTCCATCGGCGGGTCCCGAATCCAGACGTTCCTCGCGCTGCTGTTTCTCTCCCACCGCGGGACCGTCACCTTAGAGCAAGACGACATGTTCGGCGATTTGTGGGTCGAAGACGCCGAGACCGCCGAGGAATCCGAAACGCCCGCGATTGCCGACTGA
- a CDS encoding CBS domain-containing protein: MKVSDVMTERVVTIDIDNTLRLAANRMLHYGVGSVIVLRDETPTGIITRSDAVEAGARSDEPFSRLPVERVMTDPVVTVRPTATVSEAVEVMADNTVKHLPVAADGVLCGIVTSTDIVYNHEELIHEVKAIQERETVADDEGESEDAQNELPESSA; this comes from the coding sequence GATGACCGAGCGGGTCGTCACGATAGACATCGACAACACGCTCCGACTCGCCGCGAACCGAATGCTCCACTACGGCGTGGGGAGCGTCATCGTCCTGAGAGACGAGACGCCGACCGGCATCATCACGCGGTCGGACGCGGTGGAGGCGGGCGCGAGGTCCGACGAACCGTTCAGTCGCCTGCCGGTCGAGCGCGTGATGACCGACCCCGTGGTGACGGTCCGGCCGACGGCGACCGTCAGCGAGGCCGTCGAGGTGATGGCCGACAACACCGTCAAACACCTCCCGGTCGCGGCCGATGGCGTCCTCTGTGGCATCGTCACCAGTACCGACATCGTCTACAACCACGAGGAACTGATACACGAGGTCAAAGCCATCCAAGAGCGTGAAACGGTGGCCGACGACGAAGGAGAGTCCGAAGACGCGCAGAACGAATTGCCGGAATCCTCGGCCTGA